In Curtobacterium sp. TC1, the following proteins share a genomic window:
- a CDS encoding sugar porter family MFS transporter: MSNTATGHGEDRAFKGKVTAFAIAAAVGGFLFGFDSSVINGAVEAIKGEFGLSEAASGFAVASALIGCAFGAYFAGRLADRWGRTRVMFWAAVLFLVSSIGSGLAFATWDFVLWRLVGGLGIGTASVIAPAYISEVSPKAIRGRLASFQQLAITLGIFAALLSDQFFAVTAGGASEVVLGLPAWRWMFLVGVIPSVVYGILAITLPESPRYLLAKGRTEDAREVMTKIVPRETVNTSLEEIQDGIKKEANEKKGSIRGNRFGLQPIVWVGIILAVLQQFVGINVIFYYSTTLWQAVGFKESDSFLISTITSVVNVAVTFIAIFLVDKVGRKPLLVTGSAGMFISLAMVAIAFSQSTIVDGNPSLPGSWGVIALIFANLFVVSFGATWGPLMWVLLGEMFPNRIRATALGIGSAANWVANFIVTITFPVLSGFNLTVTYGIYALFALISFFFVIAKIPETKGRSLEEMGISAEGDTVNAKA, translated from the coding sequence GTGTCCAACACAGCCACCGGGCACGGCGAGGACCGTGCGTTCAAGGGGAAGGTCACCGCGTTCGCCATCGCAGCAGCGGTGGGCGGTTTCCTCTTCGGTTTCGACTCGTCGGTCATCAACGGCGCCGTCGAGGCCATCAAGGGCGAGTTCGGCCTGTCCGAGGCGGCGAGTGGCTTCGCGGTCGCGTCCGCCCTCATCGGCTGTGCGTTCGGCGCCTACTTCGCCGGTCGCCTCGCGGACCGCTGGGGCCGCACCCGGGTGATGTTCTGGGCCGCTGTCCTGTTCCTGGTGAGCTCGATCGGCTCCGGCTTAGCGTTCGCCACGTGGGACTTCGTCCTGTGGCGCCTCGTCGGGGGACTCGGCATCGGGACCGCCTCGGTGATCGCGCCGGCGTACATCTCCGAGGTGTCGCCGAAGGCGATCCGCGGGCGTCTGGCCTCGTTCCAGCAGCTCGCGATCACGCTCGGTATCTTCGCCGCGCTGCTGTCCGACCAGTTCTTCGCCGTCACCGCCGGTGGCGCCTCCGAGGTCGTCCTCGGGTTGCCGGCCTGGCGCTGGATGTTCCTGGTCGGCGTGATCCCGTCGGTCGTGTACGGCATCCTGGCGATCACGCTGCCGGAGTCGCCGCGGTACCTGCTCGCCAAGGGCCGGACCGAGGACGCACGGGAGGTCATGACCAAGATCGTCCCGCGCGAGACCGTCAACACGAGCCTGGAGGAGATCCAGGACGGCATCAAGAAGGAAGCCAACGAGAAGAAGGGCTCCATCCGGGGCAACCGCTTCGGCCTGCAGCCCATCGTCTGGGTCGGCATCATCCTGGCCGTGCTGCAGCAGTTCGTCGGCATCAACGTGATCTTCTACTACTCGACGACGCTCTGGCAGGCCGTCGGGTTCAAGGAGAGCGACTCGTTCCTCATCTCGACGATCACCTCGGTGGTGAACGTCGCCGTGACCTTCATCGCGATCTTCCTGGTCGACAAGGTCGGGCGGAAGCCCCTCCTGGTGACCGGTTCCGCAGGCATGTTCATCTCGCTGGCGATGGTCGCGATCGCGTTCTCGCAGTCGACGATCGTGGACGGCAACCCGAGCCTGCCCGGCTCGTGGGGCGTCATCGCCCTCATCTTCGCGAACCTGTTCGTCGTGTCGTTCGGTGCGACGTGGGGTCCGCTCATGTGGGTGCTGCTCGGCGAGATGTTCCCGAACCGCATCCGCGCCACGGCGCTCGGCATCGGTTCGGCCGCCAACTGGGTCGCGAACTTCATCGTCACGATCACCTTCCCGGTGCTGTCCGGCTTCAACCTGACGGTCACGTACGGCATCTACGCGCTGTTCGCGCTGATCTCGTTCTTCTTCGTCATCGCGAAGATCCCCGAGACCAAGGGCCGCTCGCTCGAGGAGATGGGCATCTCGGCCGAGGGCGACACGGTGAACGCGAAGGCGTGA
- a CDS encoding murein hydrolase activator EnvC family protein, which produces MLLFPGSGTRLPAVAGVVAKAFGMLGALSLAGVLGALGLVGVLTVSSATPTPAPDGLLDQRDRTAATRAAEPWVWPTGKRVVERGWEPPSDDYAAGHRGIDVPAPIGTLADAVDDGTVAFAGPVGGRSVVTIDHGGGLVSTLDSVQPLVAAGDDVRQGDPVGRVSVGHCPATAPCLHLGARVDGRYVDPMPYLPPAEWPVLLPESAWPG; this is translated from the coding sequence ATGCTCCTGTTCCCCGGCTCCGGTACTCGGCTCCCCGCGGTCGCGGGCGTCGTGGCGAAGGCGTTCGGGATGCTCGGGGCGCTCAGTCTGGCCGGGGTGCTCGGGGCGCTCGGTCTGGTCGGGGTGCTCACCGTCTCGTCGGCCACACCGACGCCGGCGCCGGACGGCCTGCTCGACCAGCGGGATCGTACGGCGGCGACTCGCGCTGCCGAACCGTGGGTCTGGCCGACCGGCAAACGGGTGGTCGAGCGCGGGTGGGAGCCCCCGTCCGACGACTACGCCGCTGGTCACCGCGGGATCGACGTCCCTGCGCCGATCGGCACGCTGGCGGATGCGGTCGACGACGGCACGGTGGCGTTCGCCGGACCTGTCGGCGGCCGAAGCGTCGTGACCATCGACCACGGCGGTGGGCTCGTCAGCACCCTCGACTCGGTGCAGCCGCTCGTCGCCGCCGGGGACGACGTCCGACAGGGCGATCCGGTCGGGCGGGTGTCCGTCGGGCACTGCCCGGCCACGGCCCCGTGCCTGCACCTCGGCGCGCGGGTGGACGGCCGGTACGTGGACCCGATGCCGTACCTGCCTCCGGCAGAGTGGCCCGTCCTGCTGCCGGAGTCCGCCTGGCCCGGGTGA
- a CDS encoding tyrosine recombinase XerC: MVDRAEQTDGRLVAAVDTFLGHARHARGLSEQTLRAYANDLEQFIEFAARRGVVGIDGVDLELLRDWLWEADQRGLARSTIARRSSSVRAFTRWASETGVTATDAGVRLRAPKGGSHLPRVVSADQVRGMLDGLAVRAATDDPGALRDLALVELLYAAAIRVSELVGIDVADVDRGRLTVRVLGKGGKERVVPFGVPARDALEAWTSRGRPTLAERAGVPSTALFLGDQGGRLGVRSAYRVVARLLGDLPGEGPSGPHTFRHTAATHLLDGGADLRAVQELLGHASLGTTQIYTHVSSARLREVYRTAHPRA; this comes from the coding sequence GTGGTGGACCGAGCAGAGCAGACGGACGGGCGACTCGTGGCAGCGGTCGACACGTTCCTCGGGCACGCTCGACACGCGAGGGGCCTCAGCGAACAGACGCTGCGCGCGTACGCGAACGACCTCGAGCAGTTCATCGAGTTCGCCGCGCGGCGTGGTGTCGTCGGTATCGACGGGGTCGACCTCGAACTCCTCCGTGACTGGTTGTGGGAAGCCGACCAGCGGGGGCTTGCCCGGTCGACGATCGCCCGCCGGTCGTCGTCGGTGCGGGCGTTCACCCGGTGGGCGAGCGAGACCGGGGTGACCGCGACCGACGCCGGGGTGCGGCTCCGTGCGCCGAAGGGTGGTTCGCATCTGCCGCGGGTGGTGTCGGCCGACCAGGTCCGCGGGATGCTCGACGGCCTCGCGGTCCGTGCGGCGACCGACGATCCGGGGGCGCTGCGGGACCTGGCGCTCGTGGAGTTGCTGTACGCCGCGGCGATCCGGGTGAGCGAACTCGTCGGCATCGACGTCGCGGACGTCGATCGCGGGCGGCTCACGGTCCGGGTGCTCGGGAAGGGCGGGAAGGAGCGGGTCGTCCCGTTCGGCGTCCCGGCTCGCGACGCGCTCGAGGCGTGGACGTCGCGAGGGCGTCCGACCCTCGCGGAGCGGGCCGGTGTTCCGAGCACCGCTCTGTTCCTCGGCGACCAGGGCGGTCGGCTCGGGGTGCGCAGCGCGTACCGCGTGGTCGCTCGACTGCTCGGCGACCTGCCCGGTGAGGGGCCGAGTGGACCACACACCTTCCGGCACACCGCGGCGACGCACCTGCTCGACGGGGGAGCGGACCTGCGTGCGGTGCAGGAACTGCTCGGACACGCGAGCCTCGGGACGACGCAGATCTACACGCACGTGTCCTCGGCGCGGTTGCGCGAGGTCTACCGGACGGCCCACCCGCGCGCCTGA
- the dprA gene encoding DNA-processing protein DprA, with amino-acid sequence MNGVGSGRGGELLVAIRRILGADDTSDPVETAARVAWSVIVEPGDSVAGELMAAFGPQRALGSVLSAADGAVDELLADCVDAGVPGAEDADAFDGVLRTAIDRWRPRLARSDVADVVAAAESVGARLLVPGAPGWPTALDDLGPHAPLVLWTRSATASVADGAPALAVVGSRANTVAGAEAAAEITSTAADAGCTITSGGAYGIDAVAHRVAIAAGAPTVAVLAGGIDQLYPAGNVQLLRNVARQGALLAESAPGTRPTRWRFLARNRLIAALADATVVVEAGARSGALNTAHHAGQLGRPVFAVPGAFASSASVGCHRLVAQGRAQLVVHPGDPITALRPATASGASAVPDQPLVSVQRDPEVVRVLDALGRRALPEVEIARRSGLSGAEVADALALAQLQGLVAHSSGGWGRA; translated from the coding sequence GTGAACGGCGTTGGGTCCGGACGAGGCGGCGAACTCCTCGTCGCGATCCGGCGGATCCTCGGAGCCGACGACACGTCAGATCCGGTGGAGACCGCAGCCCGGGTCGCGTGGTCCGTGATCGTGGAGCCGGGGGACTCCGTCGCGGGCGAGCTGATGGCTGCCTTCGGTCCGCAGCGTGCACTGGGCTCGGTCCTGTCGGCGGCGGACGGTGCGGTCGACGAGCTGCTCGCCGACTGCGTCGACGCTGGTGTGCCCGGGGCGGAGGACGCCGACGCCTTCGACGGTGTCCTGCGCACGGCGATCGACCGATGGCGACCGCGGCTTGCCCGATCCGACGTGGCCGACGTCGTCGCCGCGGCCGAGAGCGTCGGTGCCCGACTGCTCGTTCCCGGTGCTCCTGGATGGCCGACGGCGCTCGACGATCTCGGCCCGCACGCCCCGCTCGTGCTCTGGACGCGCAGCGCCACCGCGAGCGTCGCTGACGGTGCACCCGCACTGGCCGTGGTCGGATCGCGGGCGAACACCGTCGCCGGGGCCGAGGCCGCCGCCGAGATCACCTCGACCGCAGCGGACGCCGGTTGCACGATCACCAGCGGTGGCGCCTACGGCATCGACGCCGTCGCACACCGCGTCGCGATCGCCGCCGGCGCGCCGACGGTTGCGGTCCTCGCCGGGGGCATCGACCAGCTCTACCCCGCCGGCAACGTCCAGCTGCTCCGCAACGTCGCTCGGCAGGGGGCGCTGCTGGCCGAGTCGGCGCCGGGGACACGGCCGACCCGGTGGCGCTTCCTGGCACGGAACCGGTTGATCGCCGCCCTCGCGGACGCCACGGTCGTCGTGGAGGCCGGCGCGCGATCCGGCGCGCTCAACACCGCGCACCATGCCGGCCAGCTCGGCCGCCCGGTGTTCGCCGTGCCGGGGGCGTTCGCGTCCTCGGCGTCGGTCGGGTGCCACCGGCTCGTGGCGCAGGGTCGTGCGCAACTCGTCGTGCACCCGGGGGACCCGATCACCGCGCTGCGCCCGGCGACCGCGTCCGGTGCATCCGCGGTGCCGGACCAGCCCCTCGTGTCGGTCCAGCGTGATCCGGAGGTCGTCCGCGTCCTCGACGCGCTCGGCCGTCGCGCCCTGCCAGAGGTCGAGATCGCTCGTCGGTCCGGGCTGTCCGGAGCCGAGGTGGCGGATGCCCTCGCGCTCGCGCAGCTGCAGGGGCTCGTGGCGCACAGCAGCGGCGGGTGGGGCCGCGCATGA
- a CDS encoding YifB family Mg chelatase-like AAA ATPase, with protein sequence MTGIGRAAAVALLGVTGRRIEVEAHLTSQLPAFSIIGLPDTSLGEARERVRAAAANAGCPLPARRITVNLTPAAIPKRGSGFDLAIAMAVLAGAGLAPDVSERIVYIGELGLDGRVRPVAGVIPMLLAARDAGADRVVLPIGNLPEARVVDGVRTTGVDSLRAAAIDAGALLPPVEVDAVLPVPVPTVERPVAELSDVVGNPIGVRAVIAAAAGGHHALLLGPPGAGKTMLAERLPGLLPDLDDATALEVAAVRSVAGLGSASWSTKPPWEAPHHSASAISLIGGGSGVLRPGAVSRATGGILFLDEAPEFPRAVLDALRQPLESGRITIHRAAGAAEFPARCQVVLAANPCPCGNAGGAHGQPCECPPSAVRRYLGRMSGPLLDRMDIRVLVPRVTTGKMRGADGSAPTTAEARAGVAAARARMAARLRGTGWTKNAEVTGAWLRADGRIEPGSTTELDRALDLGTLTMRGWDRVMRLAWTLADLDAVDRPTRTHVRGALALRSAL encoded by the coding sequence GTGACGGGCATCGGTCGTGCTGCGGCCGTCGCCCTGCTCGGGGTGACCGGCCGCCGGATCGAGGTCGAGGCCCACCTGACCAGCCAGCTGCCCGCGTTCAGCATCATCGGACTGCCCGACACCTCGCTCGGCGAGGCGCGCGAGCGGGTCCGAGCCGCTGCTGCGAACGCCGGGTGTCCACTGCCGGCACGTCGGATCACGGTGAACCTGACGCCCGCGGCGATCCCGAAACGCGGTTCCGGGTTCGACCTGGCGATCGCCATGGCGGTGCTCGCCGGGGCCGGGCTCGCTCCTGACGTCAGCGAGCGCATCGTCTACATCGGTGAGCTCGGCCTGGACGGCCGGGTCCGACCGGTGGCGGGGGTCATCCCGATGCTGCTGGCCGCGCGAGACGCCGGAGCCGACCGGGTCGTGCTGCCGATCGGCAACCTGCCCGAAGCACGCGTGGTCGACGGCGTGCGCACCACCGGTGTCGACTCGCTCCGGGCGGCAGCGATCGACGCCGGAGCGCTGTTGCCGCCGGTCGAGGTCGACGCGGTGCTGCCGGTGCCGGTGCCGACGGTCGAACGCCCGGTGGCCGAGTTGTCGGACGTCGTCGGCAACCCGATCGGGGTGCGCGCCGTCATCGCCGCCGCGGCCGGCGGACACCACGCCCTCCTGCTCGGTCCGCCCGGTGCCGGCAAGACGATGCTCGCCGAGCGGCTCCCCGGACTCCTGCCCGACCTCGACGACGCGACCGCGCTGGAGGTCGCGGCCGTCCGGTCCGTCGCCGGACTCGGTTCGGCATCGTGGAGCACGAAGCCCCCGTGGGAGGCCCCGCACCACTCGGCATCGGCGATCTCGCTGATCGGGGGAGGATCCGGTGTGCTGCGACCGGGAGCGGTGTCGCGGGCGACCGGCGGCATCCTGTTCCTCGACGAAGCGCCGGAGTTCCCCCGGGCGGTGCTCGATGCGCTCCGGCAGCCGCTCGAGTCGGGGCGGATCACGATCCACCGCGCAGCGGGGGCGGCCGAGTTCCCGGCGCGGTGCCAGGTCGTACTCGCCGCCAACCCCTGCCCGTGCGGGAACGCCGGTGGTGCGCACGGACAGCCGTGCGAGTGCCCGCCGAGTGCGGTCCGGCGCTACCTCGGACGCATGTCCGGACCGCTGCTCGACCGGATGGACATCCGGGTGCTCGTCCCCCGGGTGACGACGGGGAAGATGCGCGGTGCGGACGGGAGCGCTCCGACGACGGCCGAGGCCCGCGCCGGGGTCGCTGCTGCCCGGGCACGGATGGCTGCACGCCTCCGAGGAACCGGATGGACGAAGAACGCCGAGGTCACCGGAGCGTGGCTGCGGGCGGACGGTCGGATCGAACCGGGTTCGACCACCGAGCTCGACCGGGCGCTCGACCTCGGCACCCTGACCATGCGGGGCTGGGACCGGGTGATGCGGCTCGCCTGGACGCTCGCCGACCTCGATGCGGTCGACCGTCCGACCAGGACCCACGTCCGGGGCGCGCTCGCCCTGCGGAGCGCACTGTGA
- a CDS encoding YraN family protein has product MRRGRPRDRCRGGNDMEQQVQGPPGRTLRNGRLGRFGEDRAVAWLQSRGFRVLERNWRCARGEIDIVAWDSCTLAFIEVKTRSGTATGHPFEAITVTKRARMRRLVPEWFDAHPEVHARAVRIDVVAVHVDGHRTAVEHLAGVL; this is encoded by the coding sequence GTGCGCCGCGGCCGGCCGCGCGATCGTTGTCGCGGAGGCAACGACATGGAACAGCAGGTGCAGGGTCCGCCCGGACGAACACTCCGCAACGGTCGCTTGGGGCGGTTCGGTGAAGACCGGGCCGTGGCATGGTTGCAAAGCCGAGGATTCCGGGTCCTCGAACGGAACTGGCGGTGTGCCCGCGGCGAGATCGACATCGTCGCGTGGGATTCCTGCACGCTCGCGTTCATCGAGGTGAAGACACGATCCGGGACGGCGACGGGACATCCGTTCGAGGCGATCACGGTGACGAAGCGCGCCCGGATGCGACGACTCGTCCCCGAGTGGTTCGACGCTCATCCCGAAGTGCATGCACGCGCCGTCCGCATCGACGTCGTCGCGGTGCACGTCGACGGGCACCGGACCGCCGTGGAACACCTGGCGGGTGTGCTGTGA
- a CDS encoding histone-like nucleoid-structuring protein Lsr2 yields MAQKVTVQLVDDLDDSPITTGEGRTVEFGFDGSSYEIDLTNDNVDKFREAISDYIAAARKVSGRRTGGTAPKSAPKRGNSEELGKIREWAKENGYEVSTRGRISTQVQEAYAAAH; encoded by the coding sequence ATGGCACAGAAGGTCACCGTCCAGCTCGTCGACGACCTCGACGATTCCCCCATCACCACCGGTGAAGGACGCACGGTCGAATTCGGTTTCGACGGATCGTCGTACGAGATCGACCTGACGAACGACAACGTCGACAAGTTCCGCGAAGCGATCTCCGACTACATCGCAGCAGCGCGCAAGGTCTCCGGTCGTCGTACCGGTGGCACGGCTCCGAAGTCGGCCCCGAAGCGCGGGAACTCGGAAGAGCTCGGCAAGATCCGCGAATGGGCGAAGGAGAACGGCTACGAGGTCTCGACCCGTGGTCGTATCTCAACCCAGGTGCAGGAAGCGTACGCAGCCGCACACTGA
- a CDS encoding DUF2469 family protein translates to MDEDEFDDYDREVELALYREYRDVVSQFRYVVETERRFYLANEVELVRRDTEHDFYFELTMNDVWVWDVYRSDRFVKGVRVLTFKDVNVEELTSRELELPKELALDE, encoded by the coding sequence ATGGATGAGGACGAATTCGACGACTACGACCGCGAGGTCGAGCTGGCCCTGTACCGCGAGTACCGCGACGTCGTGTCGCAGTTCCGCTACGTGGTCGAGACGGAGCGACGTTTCTACCTGGCGAACGAGGTCGAACTCGTGCGCCGGGACACCGAGCACGATTTCTACTTCGAACTGACGATGAACGACGTCTGGGTGTGGGACGTCTACCGTTCCGACCGGTTCGTGAAGGGCGTGCGCGTCCTCACGTTCAAGGACGTGAATGTCGAAGAACTGACGTCGCGAGAACTCGAACTCCCGAAGGAACTCGCACTCGACGAGTGA
- a CDS encoding ribonuclease HII, translating to MTAVRPSLRVEKRLLAEGRVTVIGMDEVGRGAIAGPVGVGVAAVTLDIGRVPQGLADSKLLSEARRTDLVPVVQRWARTAVGMASADFVDQQGIVPALGAAGARALESLVAGGLSLDGAVVVLDGSFDWLTRAVPASLRPPTDPLEVVVQVKADRDCASVAAASIVAKVARDALMIAAHDEAPHYAWASNKGYGSTAHYDAIRTVGAHALHRKSWLHQASSVSLDGFDALVG from the coding sequence GTGACCGCCGTCCGTCCATCGCTCCGGGTCGAGAAGCGTCTGCTCGCCGAGGGCCGCGTCACGGTCATCGGGATGGACGAGGTCGGCCGTGGCGCCATCGCTGGTCCGGTCGGCGTCGGTGTGGCTGCGGTGACGCTCGACATCGGTCGTGTGCCCCAGGGGCTCGCGGACTCGAAGCTCCTGTCGGAAGCGCGCCGGACGGATCTGGTCCCCGTCGTGCAGCGCTGGGCGCGCACGGCGGTGGGTATGGCGTCCGCGGACTTCGTCGACCAGCAGGGGATCGTCCCGGCGCTCGGTGCCGCGGGAGCGCGGGCGCTCGAGTCGCTCGTCGCCGGTGGCCTGTCGCTCGACGGCGCCGTGGTCGTGCTGGACGGGTCCTTCGACTGGCTCACCCGAGCCGTCCCGGCGTCCCTCCGGCCACCCACGGACCCGCTCGAGGTCGTCGTGCAGGTCAAGGCCGACCGCGACTGCGCATCGGTCGCCGCGGCGTCGATCGTGGCGAAGGTCGCACGGGACGCCCTGATGATCGCGGCCCACGACGAGGCGCCCCACTACGCCTGGGCGTCGAACAAGGGCTACGGCTCGACCGCGCACTACGACGCCATCCGCACGGTCGGGGCGCACGCCTTGCACCGGAAGTCGTGGTTGCACCAGGCCTCGAGCGTCTCGCTGGACGGCTTCGACGCGCTCGTCGGCTGA
- the lepB gene encoding signal peptidase I has protein sequence MTDTTEESGRRPRPEKQRNGILTFLRDLVIIFIAALLVSFLVKTFLIRSFYIPSASMENTLQINDRVIVNELVPGAVALKRGDVVVFKDPGGWLAGSEVPSVTPDTQPAKAIDWVLTQIGLGTGDSDDHLIKRVIGLPGDKVSCCNDLGQMSVNGVPIKEPYLKLPAGAPASATDFSVTVPKGTIWVMGDNRNDSKDSRYNGDTPSKGFVPLSDVTGRAFVISWPTSRWTWLDDHPEVFAGVEERDQ, from the coding sequence ATGACGGACACGACAGAGGAATCCGGGCGCAGGCCCCGGCCCGAGAAACAGCGCAACGGGATCCTCACATTCCTCCGCGACCTCGTCATCATCTTCATCGCGGCACTGCTCGTGTCGTTCCTGGTCAAGACGTTCCTGATCCGTTCGTTCTACATCCCGTCGGCGTCGATGGAGAACACGCTGCAGATCAACGACCGCGTGATCGTCAACGAACTCGTCCCGGGTGCCGTGGCGCTCAAGCGCGGGGACGTCGTCGTGTTCAAGGACCCGGGCGGATGGCTCGCCGGGTCCGAGGTGCCGAGCGTGACGCCCGACACCCAGCCCGCCAAGGCCATCGACTGGGTGCTGACGCAGATCGGTCTCGGGACCGGTGACAGCGACGACCACCTCATCAAGCGCGTGATCGGCCTGCCGGGTGACAAGGTCTCCTGCTGCAACGACCTCGGGCAGATGTCCGTGAACGGCGTCCCCATCAAGGAGCCGTACCTCAAGCTGCCGGCCGGCGCTCCCGCATCGGCGACCGACTTCTCCGTCACCGTGCCGAAGGGCACCATCTGGGTGATGGGCGACAACCGCAACGACTCCAAGGACTCCCGCTACAACGGGGACACCCCGTCGAAGGGGTTCGTGCCGCTGTCCGACGTGACCGGCCGCGCCTTCGTGATCTCCTGGCCGACGAGCCGCTGGACGTGGCTCGACGACCACCCCGAGGTGTTCGCCGGGGTGGAGGAGCGCGACCAGTGA
- the rplS gene encoding 50S ribosomal protein L19, with protein sequence MSQLLDNVDAASLRTDVPDFRAGDTIKVHVNIVEGTRSRIQVFQGVVIGRQGHGVGETFKVRKVSFQVGVERWFPVHSPIIDHIEIVTKGDVRRAKLYYLRELRGKAARRKIKEKRDA encoded by the coding sequence ATGAGCCAGCTCCTCGACAACGTCGACGCAGCATCGCTGCGGACCGACGTCCCGGACTTCCGCGCCGGAGACACCATCAAGGTGCACGTGAACATCGTCGAAGGCACGCGCTCGCGTATCCAGGTCTTCCAGGGTGTCGTCATCGGCCGTCAGGGCCACGGCGTCGGCGAGACCTTCAAGGTCCGCAAGGTGAGCTTCCAGGTCGGCGTCGAGCGCTGGTTCCCGGTGCACTCGCCGATCATCGACCACATCGAGATCGTCACCAAGGGTGACGTCCGTCGCGCGAAGCTCTACTACCTGCGCGAGCTCCGCGGCAAGGCGGCCCGCCGCAAGATCAAGGAGAAGCGCGACGCCTGA
- the map gene encoding type I methionyl aminopeptidase, with product MIELRTPTELDGLRVAGRFVADVLDELLDTVDVGVNLLELDRVAARMIAERGAESCYVDYHPSFGKSPFGKNLCTSVNDAALHGLPFDHVLQDGDLVSLDFAASVDGWVADSAVSVQVGTARDEDQTLIATVERALAAGIAQAAPGNKLGDVSHAIGHVAHEAGYGVNLQFGGHGVGRTMHGDPHVPNDGRPGRGLKLRPGLVVAIEPWLMQGTDELYQDDDGWTLRSVDGSRAAHVEHTVAVTEAGPEVLTLRRAQRADPTA from the coding sequence ATGATCGAACTGCGCACCCCCACCGAACTCGACGGCCTGCGTGTCGCCGGTCGGTTCGTGGCCGACGTCCTCGACGAGCTGCTCGACACCGTCGACGTCGGCGTGAACCTGCTCGAGCTCGACCGCGTCGCCGCGCGCATGATCGCCGAGCGGGGCGCCGAGAGCTGCTACGTCGACTACCACCCGTCGTTCGGCAAGTCGCCGTTCGGCAAGAACCTCTGCACCTCGGTGAACGACGCCGCGCTGCACGGCCTGCCCTTCGACCACGTGCTGCAGGACGGTGACCTCGTCAGCCTCGACTTCGCCGCGAGCGTCGACGGCTGGGTGGCGGACTCCGCCGTCTCGGTGCAGGTGGGCACGGCGCGCGACGAGGACCAGACACTCATCGCCACCGTCGAGCGCGCACTCGCCGCCGGCATCGCGCAGGCGGCGCCGGGCAACAAGCTCGGCGACGTGTCGCACGCGATCGGACACGTCGCGCACGAGGCCGGCTACGGCGTCAACCTGCAGTTCGGCGGCCACGGTGTCGGCCGCACCATGCACGGCGACCCGCACGTGCCGAACGACGGACGTCCGGGCCGCGGCCTGAAGCTCCGGCCAGGCCTGGTGGTCGCGATCGAACCGTGGCTCATGCAGGGCACCGACGAGCTGTACCAGGACGACGACGGTTGGACGCTCCGGAGCGTCGACGGCTCACGGGCAGCGCACGTCGAGCACACGGTGGCGGTCACCGAGGCCGGACCCGAGGTCCTGACCCTGCGTCGCGCCCAGCGCGCCGACCCGACCGCCTGA
- the trmD gene encoding tRNA (guanosine(37)-N1)-methyltransferase TrmD, which translates to MRIDIVTIFPEFFSVLDVSLLGKARQQNILDLHVHDLRSWTTDRHRTVDDTPYGGGAGMVMKPEPWAQALDALLRPDGSSTLVVPTPAGTPFTQSIARSLASTSDHLVFACGRYEGIDARVFEWAASRCSVVELSLGDYVLNGGEVAAMAMIEAVGRLVPGVVGNPESLVEESHEDGLLEYPSYTKPASWRGHDVPEVLLSGHHGKVAAWRHEQQVERTRRVRPDLLPDV; encoded by the coding sequence GTGCGGATCGACATCGTCACGATCTTCCCGGAGTTCTTCTCCGTGCTGGACGTGTCCCTGCTCGGCAAGGCCCGGCAGCAGAACATCCTCGACCTGCACGTGCACGACCTGCGCTCGTGGACGACCGACCGGCACCGCACCGTCGACGACACCCCGTACGGCGGCGGCGCGGGCATGGTGATGAAGCCGGAGCCGTGGGCGCAGGCACTGGACGCGCTGCTCCGGCCGGACGGCTCGTCGACCCTGGTGGTCCCGACCCCCGCCGGCACGCCCTTCACGCAGTCCATCGCGCGCTCGCTCGCGTCGACGTCCGACCACCTCGTGTTCGCCTGCGGGCGCTACGAGGGCATCGACGCCCGCGTCTTCGAGTGGGCGGCGTCGCGCTGCTCGGTCGTCGAGCTCTCGCTCGGTGACTACGTGCTCAACGGCGGCGAGGTCGCGGCGATGGCCATGATCGAGGCCGTCGGCCGACTCGTCCCCGGTGTCGTCGGCAACCCCGAGTCCCTGGTCGAGGAGTCCCACGAGGACGGCCTGCTCGAGTACCCCTCGTACACGAAGCCCGCGTCGTGGCGCGGCCACGACGTGCCCGAGGTGCTGCTCAGCGGGCACCACGGGAAGGTCGCCGCGTGGCGGCACGAGCAGCAGGTGGAGCGGACGCGTCGCGTCCGGCCCGACCTGCTGCCGGACGTTTAG